Sequence from the Methanobacterium alkalithermotolerans genome:
AAGGGAATGATTATTATAAATGATTCCGTGCATAAGTAACCCAACTGGCACTAACTAACCAGAATAGTTAGATTTTTTATTTAGTTAAATAAGCTAGGTTTCACATTATACCTAATTTGAAATCGTGCTACTTATTATTAAACCATCTGGGGGATGGCTTGGCTTGAGTTGCTGATGAGGGTCGTGGCAAGCTGCGATAAGCCTGGGCGAGGAGCATGCATCCTTTGAACCTGGGATTACCTAATGGGACTTCCTATCCAAAATTTATTTTTTGGGTGCTCCCTTTTTTTTGGGGAGCGGGAACCCGCTGAACTGAAACATCTTAGTAGGCGGAGGAGAAGAAAGCAATATGCGATGCTGTTAGTAACGGCGAGTGAAAACGGCGTAGAATAAACTGAATTCCTCATAGTGATGTGGGGAAGATGTGGTGTTATTAAGACTTTGGTCGTGTTATTCCTCTTTTTTTAAGTTGAAATTGTGCTGGAATGCCGTACCGTAGAGGGTTATAGTCCCGTAGATATGGATTTTTGAGGTTTAGATCATATGTTCTTGAGTAGGGTCCATTGGATATTGGGCCTGAATTTGGGAGGCATCGACTCCTAATTCTAAATACATTTTCTCAAGACCGATAGCGTACTAGTACCGTGAGGGAAAGCTGAAAAGACCCCTTATCGGGGTGTGAAATAGAGCCTGAAACCAGATGGTGACAGCCAGACATGGCATGAAAGGAATGAAGATCATCTGAAAGAAACTGTGGTAACATGGGAGTATGAGGAAGATTGGACTAGTGTTGTGTCGTCCGTCTTGAAACACGGGCCAGGGAGTTTGTTGTTGTGGCGAGACTAAAAAGTTTTGATCTTTGTAGTCATAGGGAAACCAATAGGTCCGCAGCATAATTTGTTTTATGTGAGGGACAGGGTCTTAATAGGGCCTGTAGTCACAGCGATAAAACCCGAAGCCGGTCGATCTATCCCTGGGTAGGATGAAGTCGCTCTTACGAGTGATGGAGGTCCGCAGAGGTGTTGTCGTGCAAAACACTCTTCTGACCTGGGGTTAGTGGTGAAAGGCCAATCAAGGCCGGTGACAGCTGGTTCCACTCGAAATGGCTCTAAGGCCAGCCTGACTGGAGATAGGTGGCGGGGTAGAGCACTAATTGGGTGTTTAGGGGGAGAAATCCCTCGGCATCCTGTAAAACTCCGAACCCGTTACCGTCGTAGAAGGTTGGAGTGAGGGGCGCGGGGTAAGCCTGTGTCCCGAAAGAGGAACAACTCAGACTAAGGTTAAGGTCCCTAAATGCCGGATAAGTATAAGGGGGTCTTTGGCCCCAGACAATGGGAAGGTGGGCTTAGAAGCAGCCACCCTTTAACGAGTTCGTAACAGATCACCCATCGAGGTCAAAGGCACCGAAAATGGACGGGATTTAAGCCGGCTACCGATACCTTAGAACACGTATTATATATGTGATTGTGTAGAGTGGCGTCCTGTTAGGGCGGAAGCGGGGGCGTGAGCTCCTGTGGACCTTTCAGGAATGCGGATCCTGGTAGCAGTAGCAGCAAAGTAAGGTGAGAATCCTTACCGCCGAAGGGGCTAGGGATCCTTGGCAATGTTCGTCAGCCAAGGGTTAGTCGATCCTAAGGCCAGTCGTAAATCGAGCTGGTCGAAAGGGAAACAGGTTAATATTCCTGTACAGGATAGGTACATACGGTGACGTTAAGACTAGTTTCTGACACTTTGAGGTAGGCCGAGTGGGATTATCGTCCCATTTAATTGTTGAAGCTTGAGGAGAGGTGTAATAGCGAGAATCAAGTGGAGATTTGAATAGCCGTCCTTTTATGGATGGTTCGGTTGATCCATGGAGTCCTTGAAAAAGGAATTAGTATGAATCCTATTTTTCCGTACCGAGATCCGACACAGGTGCCCCTAGTTGAGTAGACTAAGGCGTGTTAGGGTAAACTAGCTAAGGGAAATCGGCAAAATGGCCCCGTAACTTTGGAATAAGGGGTGCCAGCCATGTAGATGGCTGGTCTCAGTGACCAGGGGGGCCCGACTGTTTAATAAAAACATAGCTCCTAGCAAGCCCGAAAGGGTGTGTACTGGGGGCGACACCTGCCCAGTGCCGGCACGTGAAGCCAGGGTACAACTTGGTGAAGCGCCGGTAAACGGCGGGGGTAACTATAACCCTCTTAAGGTAGCGAAATGCCTTGCCGGATAAGTACCGGCCTGCATGAATGGTAGAACGAGGTCCCCACTGTCCCTAGCTAGAACCTAGTGAACCTGCTATTCTGGTGCACAAGCCAGAGAAATCCATTGGGAAGCGAAGACCCCGTAGAGCTTTACTGCAGTCTGTCGTTGAGGCTTGGTTATGGGTATGCAGTGTAGGTGGTAGGCTTCGAAGCCAGGTCGCAAGGTCTGGTGGAGCCGTCGTTGAGACACCACCTTCTCATGACTGTGTCTCTAACTCATTTTTTTGTGAGGACACCGGTAGATGGGCAGTTTGGCTGGGGCGGCACGCGCTTGAAAAGATATCAAGCGCGCCCAAAGGTCGGCTCAGGTGGGACAGAGATCCACCGTAGAGTGTAAGGGCAAAAGCCGGCCTGACTGAATTCCTATTAGTAAGGTATTCAGAGGCGAAAGCCGGGCCTAGCGAACCTCAGAGTCCTCCTCGATGGGGGCCTGAGATGACAGAAAAGCTACCTCGGGGATAACTGGGTGGTCGCAGGCAAGAGCCCATATCGACCCTGCGGCTTGCTACTTCGATGTCGGTTCTTTCCATCCTGGGTGTGCAGCAGCACCCAAGGGTGGGGTTGTTCGCCCATTAAAGGGGAACGTGAGCTGGGTTTAGACCGTCGTGAGACAGGTTGGTTGCTATCTAATGGATTTGTTGGTAGTCTGAGGGGAAGGTGGCTCCAGTACGAGAGGAACGAGCCGTCGGCGTCTCTGGTCGACCGGTTGTCTGATAAGGCATTGCCGGGCAGCTACGCGCTATGTATGATAAAGGCTGAAAGCATCTAAGCCTGAGGTTTTCCCTGAAAATAGACTATCTTTGTGGGATTTGAGTTGAAGACTTGTTTGATGGGGTAGGGATGTGCGCTTCGAGACTTTCTTAGTCGAGTTGTTTAGTCCGCTGCTTCCAATCGTCCCCAATAGCATGATTTCATTAGCGTTGTGTGCTAGTAGATCTTAATTAAAAAAAAGATCAATTGTTTTGGTTAGGTGTATTCAGTTTGGGTGAAGTTTATTGCATGGAATTATTCATTTGTTTACTTATCATTTTGGTTCGGCGGCCATGGCGGAGGGGTTATACCTGATCTCGTTTCGATCTCAGAAGTGAAGTCCTCCTGCGTTTTGGGTGTGTACTGTGGATGGTTTTCTATGGGAAGTTCATAGCGCTGCCGGCCATTCTTATGTTTATTTTGAGTTTTTATTCACTTATTAGTGATAGCTCTATTATTTTTACCCCCCTTTTTATTTTTGGGCAGTGCCTTAGTGTATCTGCCCAAACACCCCCTTTAATTATAATTATTTGGTTTGGCGGCCATGGCGGAGGGGTTATACCTGATCTCGTTTCGTCTCAGAAGTGAAGTCCTCCTGCGTTTTGGGTGTGTACTGTGGATGGTTTTCTATGGGAAGTTCATAGCGCTGCCAACCTTTAATCTTACTTTTAGAATTCTTCTTTTAATATGATTTTAAAAGATAATTTTAATTTTCTTTAGAAAAATTAATCCTATAGAATTATACAAACTATTGATTATACTATTTGTATAGGAGGTAGGTTTCATGGATTTTTTATTTCTCTGGCCGGGATTGACCCTTATGGTCATAATTTTAATGCTAATTAGAAACCGGAATAACTTAAACACTCATAAGGTATTTGAAATTTTATTAATCCCCTCACTGGTGTTGCTGGTGGGTTTTGGATCTATATGGGCCTTCATAGGGCATTTTTTCTTATCTGCCCAGATAGCTGCCTCTATTGGATGGCCAGCTGGAAGTCCCTTCCAGCTAGAAGTGGCATTTGCCAATTTAGCATTTGGTATACTGGGCATATTATGCTGGAAATTCAGGGATAACTTCTGGACCGCCACCATCATAGGAGTAACCACCTTTTACTGGGGGGCCACCTACGTACATATCATGGATATTATCAATACCGGTAACTTTGCTCCGGGAAACGCAGGAATTGCACTTTACATTGATATAATCATACCCTTAATTCTAATAATTCTTTTAATAGGCTATAAAAAAACCCTACCTCAAAAAAAATAAGAAATAATAAAAAAACTAAATTTTAAAATTATTTTTTTTTAAATCATCAACTTTTTTATGGCCCGGGCCAATCTTTTTATACCCTCTTCTATTTTTTCATTATTTGAATTAGAAAAGTTCAATCTGAAAGTATTATCTACTTCTCCCCCGGTATAAAAGGCTTCTCCCGGGACAAATGCCACCTTATCTTTCAGGGCCAGGTCAAATAATTCCCGGGAAGAAATACCAGAAGGTAGTGTTACCCATAAAAACATACCTCCTTCTGGCCGGGTATAAGTAACTCCTTCTGGAAAGTACTCATCCATTAAAGATAACATGAGCTGGCATTGTTCATAATAACTCT
This genomic interval carries:
- a CDS encoding DUF6790 family protein produces the protein MDFLFLWPGLTLMVIILMLIRNRNNLNTHKVFEILLIPSLVLLVGFGSIWAFIGHFFLSAQIAASIGWPAGSPFQLEVAFANLAFGILGILCWKFRDNFWTATIIGVTTFYWGATYVHIMDIINTGNFAPGNAGIALYIDIIIPLILIILLIGYKKTLPQKK